In Cryptococcus tetragattii IND107 chromosome 5, whole genome shotgun sequence, one genomic interval encodes:
- a CDS encoding exportin-T codes for MAATSPHLTSIPQAVRVAASIDPSIDPGLKQQAIDYLTKVKQLSEETWQDCLQLYLQGAGAPGPSSTGRDGKEKLETDMRMFCLQVVDTVLIQKPEVMGADAVQGMYKAIVEFVQVEYIGGSCEGGQGFLRNKLAFTISQLFLRAFPSHIPTFLHPFFALLSPPTSSPPNLHPQLLTIRLLLEIAQEIHDTTLKTARIMTKERQDRDGVVRDVIRSSGDDKTAVEGMLGIIEKGLEQMNRGNDSDKWAEAVDATLKTLSAWIPWIDLGVALNPTTLPFYHRLLQQPILSFRTATAGIYRTLVAKGIQDPSSRLQVLRVLAPVAVIDPLETETREGKSEEVATFRTSLGVVLSAYGVALIGISDNTEVAEQLRNEAEEMMNRALPLLLRFLSDRQYEVPLSVSPFVSDLLRIYKRMYKPPNPSTKAGQAPSPPSSLPQLSPERRQFLASMLDILIRQLAWPEDTEWEAPGNEDELDEDIAAFKNFRGSCRSFIESIAQIDKSLHTEVVARIVIATLDAYASGGAAAVPWQQAELAMHLVYTFGEVSKNSTRAAFYELPPEMATKAARNKLRTVQGSGRTTPSSISDNIDLGPNANNDRLEYEQFPLSPLGELLTRCMTSGISSYPHPSVTLQYFEIIVRYIEFWKAKPETLPGLFEALLDGKGIHNSDEGVRRRCFYLFSKLCKDCRNSTVEGMVSPILDSMRDMMLINAELPPIDTPDEDPLIKATTGKSYVADQLYLFEASGNLVYLTKADPAKQMALLEAVAGPLLSGLGSGVERVRVDENDLQAVLQVHHHLMALGHFAKGFPIVPDKLVELLPYTVPFKQMAEALLQAIEILKRRRVVRDAARFAFSQFANAIGTPVAELVPRFVSAVVTEFEPSELVDFLLFLQLLMHRLQGSTFETMDMLLLPLLSRIFAVLQQPVTGTDEAQVHARLKDAYLAFFTSLMNENLDGIFITDRNKPEFENVLTTLFNLTQDYSDGASQRLAFGFFSRSVIAWGTSPEAAARPSVFAESAMATQSKMISGGTAQPNAHAVTQEQRAKQCLPGYENFIYQRLLPASFEVPANSQFNIRGGQLIVHEAAVLVRNTVQARGQEAIDFMLRDLLPRLNCPSDIANQLMASLTTQPAKDFKKTFFDFIKAMRG; via the exons ATGGCAGCTACCTCACCGCACCTCACAAGCATCCCTCAGGCAGTCAGAGTAGCAGCAAGCATAGACCCATCCATAGACCCCGGCCTCAAACAGCAAGCTATTGATTATCTCACAAAAGTCAAGCAATTGTCAGAAGAAACATGGCAG GACTGTTTGCAGCTCTACCTTCAAGGAGCAGGCGCTCCTGGGCCATCGAGCACAGGCAGAGACGGTAAAGAAAAGCTTGAAACGGATATGAGAATGTTTTGTTTGCAAGTAGTCGATACCGTCTTGATTCAAAA ACCAGAAGTGATGGGTGCAGATGCCGTACAGGGTATGTACAAGGCCATCGTCGAGTTTGTCCAGGTCGAGTACATTGGAGGATCTTGTGAAGGCGGGCAGGGCT TCCTTCGAAACAAGCTGGCGTTCACGATTTCCCAGCTCTTCCTACGTGCATTCCCTTCACATATCCCCACGtttctccatcccttcttcgccctcctttccccccCCACGTCATCTCCTCCTAACCTCCACCCCCAACTCCTCACCATACGTTTACTACTCGAAATAGCTCAGGAGATCCACGATACGACACTTAAAACGGCGCGAATTATGACCAAAGAAAGACAAGATCGGGATGGAGTGGTGAGAGATGTGATCAGGTCTAGCGGGGATGACAAAACAGCCGTCGAAGGAATGTTGGGAATTATTGAAAAGGGGCTGGAGCAGATGAACAGAGGAAACGATTCAGATAAATGGGCAGAGGCGGTGGATGCGACTCTGAAAACATTATCAGCTTGGATCC CTTGGATCGATCTCGGCGTCGCGTTAAATCCCACCACGCTTCCTTTTTATCACCGACTCCTCCAACAGcccattctttccttccgTACGGCCACAGCAGGTATCTACCGTACCCTCGTAGCCAAGGGCATCCAAGATCCTTCCTCCAGGCTTCAAGTCCTTCGTGTGCTAGCGCCCGTAGCTGTGATTGATCCGCTAGAGACCGAGACAAGGGAGGGAAAAAGCGAGGAGGTTGCGACATTCAGAACTTCGCTCGGTGTGGTCCTTTCCGCATACGGCGTGGCGTTGATTGGGATTTCGGATAACACTGAAGTTGCTGAGCAGTTGAGGaatgaagcagaggaaatGATGAACCGGGCCTTACCGTTGTTATTGAGGTTCTTGAGCGATAGGCAATACGAAGTACCCTTGTCCGTCTCGCCCTTTGTTTCAGATCTACTCAGAATA TACAAACGGATGTACAAACCGCCCAACCCGTCAACCAAAGCTGGCCAAGCACCATCCCCtccgtcttctctcccacAACTGTCTCCTGAACGCCGTCAATTCTTAGCATCCATGTTAGATATTCTCATCAGACAATTAGCATGGCCAGAGGACACCGAGTGGGAAGCCCCTGGCAACGAAGATGAATTGGATGAGGATATTGCTGCCTTTAAAAATTTCAGAGGT TCCTGCCGATCATTCATCGAGTCTATCGCTCAAATCGACAAGTCGCTTCATACAGAAGTTGTCGCACGAATCGTGATTGCGACCCTAGATGCGTATGCGTCAGGCGGAGCTGCGGCTGTTCCTTGGCAGCAAGCTGAACTTGCAATGCATTTGGTGTACACTTTTGGCGAAGTGTCCAAGA ACTCCACCCGAGCAGCATTCTACGAGCTTCCCCCGGAAATGGCGACCAAAGCCGCTCGAAACAAACTCCGCACCGTTCAGGGGAGTGGGCGTACTACCCCTTCTTCTATATCCGACAATATTGACTTGGGTCCCAACGCCAACAACGACCGGTTGGAATATGAGCAATTCCCCCTTTCACCTTTAGGCGAGCTTTTAACTAGGTGTATGACGTCGGGTATCTCGAGTTATCCTCATCCGAGTGTGACGTTGCAGTACTTTGAGATCATTGTCCGATACATTGAGTTTTGGAAAGCCAAACCAGAAACTTTGCCCGGATTGTTTGAAGCACTCTTGGATGGAAA GGGAATACATAACTCGGATGAGGGCGTCAGGAGACGATGTTTCTACTTGTTCTCAAAGCTGTGCAAAGATTGTAGGAACAGTACTGTAGAAGGCATGGTTTCTCCCATTCTGGACAGCATGCGG GACATGATGCTAATCAACGCCGAACTGCCGCCCATCGACACCCCTGATGAAGATCCTCTCATCAAGGCGACAACCGGCAAATCCTACGTTGCCGATCAATTATACCTCTTTGAAGCATCGGGCAATCTTGTATACTTGACCAAGGCAGATCCTGCCAAACAGATGGCGTTGCTTGAAGCAGTGGCTGGACCGCTTCTCAGTGGTCTAGGTTCAGGCGTAGAAAGAGTGAGGGTTGATGAAAATGATTTGCAGGCGGTGTTGCAAGTGCATCATCACCTGATGGCCTTGGGACATTTTGCAAAAGGTTTCCCTATAGTACCGGATAAGCTGGTAGAGCTGCTTCCCTATACTGTGCCGTTCAAACAGATGGCAGAGGCGCTTTTGCAGGCCATAGAAATCTTGAAGAGACGACGAGTGGTTCGGGATGCT GCTCGATTTGCATTCTCGCAATTCGCCAACGCTATCGGCACGCCAGTTGCCGAGCTGGTTCCGCGTTTTGTGTCTGCAGTCGTGACAGAGTTTGAACCTTCGGAATTGGTCGATTTCCTGCTCTTTTTGCAGCTGCTCATGCACCGGCTTCAA GGAAGTACATTTGAAACCATGGACatgctcctccttcccttaCTATCTCGCATCTTCGCTGTGCTTCAGCAACCCGTCACTGGCACCGATGAAGCCCAGGTGCACGCTCGTTTGAAAGACGCCTATCTGGCATTTTTCACGTCTCTTATGAACGAAAACCTGGAcggcatcttcatcaccgACCGCAACAAACCCGAATTTGAAAACGTATTGACAACTCTCTTCAACTTGACTCAGGATTACTCTGACGGCGCATCCCAACGACTTGCGTTTGGATTTTTCTCAAGGAGCGTCATCGCTTGGGGTACCAGTCCTGAAGCCGCAGCAAGACCGTCGGTTTTTGCCGAAAGCGCAATGGCGACGCAAAGTAAGATGATATCTGGTGGCACAGCACAGCCGAATGCCCATGCTGTTACTCAAGAGCAAAGGGCCAAACAATGTCTTCCTGGATACGAAAACTTTATCTATCAACGATTGTTGCCAGCGAGTTTTGAGGTTCCAGCCAATAGTCAATTTAACATCCGTGGAGGGCAATTG ATTGTACACGAGGCTGCTGTGCTGGTCAGGAATACTGTTCAAGCTCGTGGTCAAGAGGCGATCGATTTTATGCTCCGTGATCTCTTACCGAGACTCAATTGTCCCTCAGATATTGCAAATCAATTGATGGCCAGTTTGACTACTCAACCAGCAAAAGACTTTAAAAAGACGTTCTTTGACTTTATCAAGGCCATGAGAGGGTAG
- a CDS encoding NADH dehydrogenase [ubiquinone] iron-sulfur protein 7, mitochondrial, protein MSPFLPGLRAAVQPAAFRPALAIARPLSNTAIALRPHTPTSAINSYSHSPSSITPDTTLAQQGSNQLSLETPRNGAEYVLSTLDKIVNWGRQGSMWPMTFGLACCAVEMMHMAAARYDQDRLGVVFRASPRQSDIMIVAGTLTNKMAPALRKVYDQMPEPRWVISMGSCANGGGYYHYSYAVVRGCDRIVPVDIYVPGCPPTAEALLYGMLQLMRKMRRNRQSVRWYRR, encoded by the exons ATGTCGCCATTCCTCCCAGGCCTCAGAGCAG CCGTCCAGCCCGCCGCCTTCAGACCAGCACTCGCAATCG CCCGTCCTCTTTCAAACACCGCCATCGCCCTCAGGCCCCACACTCCCACATCCGCCATCAACTCTTACTCgcactctccctcctccattACGCCAGACACCACCCTTGCCCAACAAGGAAGCAACCAGTTGAGCCTCGAGACACCTAGAAACGGAGCCGAATATGTTCTTTCAACGCTTGACAAGATTGTCAACTGGGGCCGTCAGGGCTCCATGTGGCCCATGACCTTTGGTCTCGCCTGCTGCGCCGTCGAAATGAT GCACATGGCTGCTGCACGATACGATCAAGATCGACTCGGTGTCGTCTTCCGAGCTTCTCCCCGACAGAGTGATATTATGATTGTTGCCGGTACTTTAACAAACAAGATGGCTCCCGCATTGAGAAAAG TGTACGACCAAATGCCCGAACCTCGATGGGTCATTTCTATGGGTTCATGCGCCAATGGCGGTGGCTACTACCACTACTCTTACGCCGTCGTGCGAGGCTGTGACCGAATCGTCCCTGTCGATATCTATGTCCCTGGATG CCCTCCTACCGCCGAGGCTCTTCTCTACGGAATGCTCCAATTAATGCGAAAGATGAGGCGTAACAGGCAGAGTGTGCGATGGTACCGCAGGTAG